From the genome of Candidatus Nitrospira nitrificans:
GCCTCGTGTGTCCGATTTACGATGTCTGTGAGTGGGAAGGAAAACTACCGAAATGATTAAGAGCATGACCGGATTTGGTCGGCGACAGGGACTATGGGCCGATGGGACCGTCAGCATTGAAGTGAGATCGGTGAACCATCGGTTCCTTGAAACCTCCATTCGCCTGCCGAAGTCGATGAGTGGGCTGGAGGAAAGCTTCAAGAAGACGATCCAGCAACATTGTGTCCGTGGGCGAGTCGATCTTACGGTGCTGCTTCAGGGGAGTCGGGGAAATACTCGTGCCGTGCAACTTGACGTTGGTCTAGCGAAGCAGTACCATCAGGCTCTCCGTACACTCCAACGCACACTGAAACTTAAAGGCTCCATTGACATCGGGCTGATGGCGGGTTTTCGCGATATTGTCGCGCTGTCTGAGCAGGCGGCCGACGATCCTAAGCTCACGAAAATGGTGGAGAAACTCGGGTCGCTCGCGGTGTCGGATATGGTGAAGATGCGTGAGAAGGAGGGAGTCTTGCTTGCGCAGGATATCTTGGCTCGACTCGACCTCGTGCGTCAATGCAGGAGCGCGATCTCGTCCCGCGCTCCCTTCATTGCGCAGGAAACCTTCGACCGCATGAAGCAGCGAGTGGAAAAATTGTTGACAGACGCTATCCCGGACCTCCCTCGGCTCAATCAAGAGTTGGCTCTGTATGCCGATCGGTGCGACATTACGGAAGAATTGGTCAGACTAGACACCCATATGATACAGTTTGAGCGTGCGCTTCAAGGGACCGAGTCGGTGGGGAAGACGTTGGATTTTCTTCTTCAGGAATTAGGCCGGGAAGTCAATACTGTTGGATCAAAAGCGAATGACGCGGGGATCAGGGCCGACGTGGTCCGGATGAAGGCGGAGCTTGAGCGCATACGTGAACAGATACAGAATGTCGAATGAGCACCGCGATCACTACAAGTAATCTCCCTCCGGGTGTGACGGGGAATCGGCAAGCTCCTGAACGTCGAGGAATCCTGTACATCGTTTCAGCTCCCTCAGGGGCCGGGAAGACGACGTTGTGCAAACAGATCGTGGCGTCGGTTTCCGGGGTGTGGCATTCAGTCTCGTTTACGACAAGAGCACCGCGGCCAGGAGAAGAACACGGACGTGAGTACTTCTTTATCGACGAGAACGTTTTTCACGATATGGTTGCGAGAAATGAGTTCTTGGAGTACGCGCACGTGTATTCCCACTGGTACGGAACACCGCGAAAGCCCTTGATGGATAAGATGGAGCAGGGTATCGATGTCTTACTGGAAATCGATGTCCAGGGCGCGCTTCAGATTAAGAAGAAATTCGGCGATGCCGTCTATATTTTCATTCTTCCTCCATCGATGGACATTCTGCGCGCTCGACTCCACGGTCGAGGGTCCGACTCTCAGGAGGAGATTGTTCGCCGATTGCAAAAGGTGAAGGAGGAGGTCTGGTGTTTCAGGGAATATTATTACATCGTCCGCAACGATGATCTGACGCAATCTCTCCGTGAGCTGCAAAGCATTTTCATTGCGGAACGTTTGAAGACCGAACGGATGGACCTACATTGGCTTGAACAAAGCTTTATTTTTGAGAAAGACGCAAAATCCGCGGAAACGGAACCGTCATCCACTTCATAACCTATAACGAGGGGAGCTAGACTGACTATGATCGACATGCTGAGCTTGTTGCCGCAATACACGTCCAATGAGTTCGATTCCCGCCACCGCTTGGTGATCGTCGCGTCACAGCGCGCGAAACACTTGACTCAAGGCGCGAAGTCAACGTGGGTCTCTCGCTTCACCAAAGAAACAACTATGGCGCTCGACGAGGTGCTGAGAGGTCATGTCAAGTATTTGACCGGCAAGGACGCCCGTGATGCAATGAAGGAGGCCAAGCGAGGGAAAGAGGGTGAAACCGAGCGCATCGCGATGATGACCGGAGAGGACGCCCGCGAAATCAAGAAGGAACTCAGTGTCTACGTCGATGATACGGTACAGCCGACGGTGGCTCCGGCTGAGGAGTAGGTTTTGGAGGAAGCGCAAGTGCCGACCCATCCGCGGGGTAAGAGGCTTGTCCTTGGGGTAACGGGCAGCATCGCTGCGTATAAAGCGGTTGGGTTGCTTCGATCGCTTGCGCGTGACGGGGCCACCGTGTCCGTGGTCATGACTCAAGCCGCCACGAAATTTGTGACTCCCCTTACGTTTGAAGTCCTGTCGGGAAGACGAGTGGCGACGGACCTTTTTGAATCTCATGAAGAAATGGTCCACCTCGCTGTCCCGGAACAAGCCCATGCAATCATTGTGGCGCCGGCGACGGCCAATTTCCTGGCAAAGGCGGCACTTGGTCTGGCGGATGATCTGCTGAGTACGATGCTGTTGAACGCTCGGTGTCCCATGATTGTCGCCCCGGCCATGGACGGGGACATGTGGACACATCCCACGGTCGTTCAACATGTGCAGGTGCTTCGAGCCCGCGGCGTCGTCGTGCTCGATCCCGATGTCGGTCCGCTGGCATCAGGACACGTCGCACAAGGGAGGTTTCCGACAGAGTCACGAATCATGAATGCCGTGCATGCCGCGCTGAACCCCCGGCGGGATTGGCAGGGACAGCAGGTGTTGGTTTCCGCAGGCCCGACTCAGGAACCTATTGATCCGGTTCGCTTTATTTCGAACCATTCCTCGGGGAAGATGGGATATGCCATTGCAGAGGCCGCGCGAGATCGAGGTGCGGAGGTAATCTTGGTTACAGGACCGTCCTCTCTCACGCCTCCTCCAGGGGTGACCACCGTTTCGGTCAATACGGCGAGCGAGATGGCCGATGCGTTGAATCGGCATTTCCCTGCTGCGAACGTTCTGATCATGGCTGCAGCGGTTGTGGACTTTCGTCCCAAAAGTCAGGCGACACAGAAACTCAAAAAGCGGGGGAAATCCGAGCTCATGCTCGACCTGGAAGCTACCCCGGACATTCTGGCGATGCTGGCCGCGCATCGAACATCGCAAATTATGGTTGGATTCGCTGCGGAAACCGAACACGTATTGTTGCATGCGAAAGACAAGTTGAGAGGGAAAGGGCTGGATCTCATCATTGCGAATGATGTCACGCAGGCGGGATGTGGGTTCGGCAGTGACGACAATGCGGTCGTCATTCTCTCGGCGGCGGGCGAACAGAGAGTCCTGGGTCTGATGCCCAAGCGACGACTGGCCGACGAAATTCTGACTGCGGTGCATGAGCTCTGTTTGATCTCGCCTCGTCGCGAATCCTTGGTGGAGTGACTGGGGCTATGGCGTCAGGTCCAAAGAAAGTCGGTAACGCCGCCGAAATTGATCGGTTGGCCTTGGCCTTCGCGAAAGATCCTGGATCCAAGGCGTTTATCCCGCTGGCAGAAGAATACGGCAAAGCCGGCATGTGGGAAGAGGCGGTGGCTGTTCTTGAAGATGGGTTGAAGCTCTATCCAGGATTCATCACGGCCATGGTCGCGTTGGGACGCGCCTATGAGCAGTTGAACCAACCAGTCAAGGCGAAGGCCATTCTCGAAGAAGCCATCAAGGTAAGTCCCGATAACCTTCGTGCCCATCGAACATTGGCCAAACTCTATGCGGCTCAAGGGGCCACGGACTCGGCCATCCGGTCATGCAGCGTCATATTATCCATCAATCCGCGTGACCAAGAAGCCTTGTCGCTCTGTGCCGGATTCGACGCACCGGCTCATGGAACGGAAGCATCATCACCAGGACAATCGGGTGAGAAACTGGTCAAACTCGCAAGCCTTGACGCCAATCGGCCTCGCGGCGAGGGTATGACATCCGCCATAGACGACGCGACGCCGGCAACGAAAGATGAGGCCAAGGGATTGTTGAGTAGCGTGCCCCGCTCGGAAGAAACGCGTATTCCTACAAATGGATCCAGGGACCAGGCCGCACAGAAATCCAGAAGTCTCGTGACTGCACGGCTTGAGCAGTGGCTCAACCAGCTCCAGATCCGCCGACGAGATCCCCAAGTGTAAGTCTCTTCTTGAACTTCCCCC
Proteins encoded in this window:
- a CDS encoding tetratricopeptide repeat protein; amino-acid sequence: MASGPKKVGNAAEIDRLALAFAKDPGSKAFIPLAEEYGKAGMWEEAVAVLEDGLKLYPGFITAMVALGRAYEQLNQPVKAKAILEEAIKVSPDNLRAHRTLAKLYAAQGATDSAIRSCSVILSINPRDQEALSLCAGFDAPAHGTEASSPGQSGEKLVKLASLDANRPRGEGMTSAIDDATPATKDEAKGLLSSVPRSEETRIPTNGSRDQAAQKSRSLVTARLEQWLNQLQIRRRDPQV
- a CDS encoding YicC/YloC family endoribonuclease; this encodes MIKSMTGFGRRQGLWADGTVSIEVRSVNHRFLETSIRLPKSMSGLEESFKKTIQQHCVRGRVDLTVLLQGSRGNTRAVQLDVGLAKQYHQALRTLQRTLKLKGSIDIGLMAGFRDIVALSEQAADDPKLTKMVEKLGSLAVSDMVKMREKEGVLLAQDILARLDLVRQCRSAISSRAPFIAQETFDRMKQRVEKLLTDAIPDLPRLNQELALYADRCDITEELVRLDTHMIQFERALQGTESVGKTLDFLLQELGREVNTVGSKANDAGIRADVVRMKAELERIREQIQNVE
- the gmk gene encoding guanylate kinase; amino-acid sequence: MSTAITTSNLPPGVTGNRQAPERRGILYIVSAPSGAGKTTLCKQIVASVSGVWHSVSFTTRAPRPGEEHGREYFFIDENVFHDMVARNEFLEYAHVYSHWYGTPRKPLMDKMEQGIDVLLEIDVQGALQIKKKFGDAVYIFILPPSMDILRARLHGRGSDSQEEIVRRLQKVKEEVWCFREYYYIVRNDDLTQSLRELQSIFIAERLKTERMDLHWLEQSFIFEKDAKSAETEPSSTS
- the coaBC gene encoding bifunctional phosphopantothenoylcysteine decarboxylase/phosphopantothenate--cysteine ligase CoaBC, translated to MEEAQVPTHPRGKRLVLGVTGSIAAYKAVGLLRSLARDGATVSVVMTQAATKFVTPLTFEVLSGRRVATDLFESHEEMVHLAVPEQAHAIIVAPATANFLAKAALGLADDLLSTMLLNARCPMIVAPAMDGDMWTHPTVVQHVQVLRARGVVVLDPDVGPLASGHVAQGRFPTESRIMNAVHAALNPRRDWQGQQVLVSAGPTQEPIDPVRFISNHSSGKMGYAIAEAARDRGAEVILVTGPSSLTPPPGVTTVSVNTASEMADALNRHFPAANVLIMAAAVVDFRPKSQATQKLKKRGKSELMLDLEATPDILAMLAAHRTSQIMVGFAAETEHVLLHAKDKLRGKGLDLIIANDVTQAGCGFGSDDNAVVILSAAGEQRVLGLMPKRRLADEILTAVHELCLISPRRESLVE
- a CDS encoding DNA-directed RNA polymerase subunit omega, which translates into the protein MIDMLSLLPQYTSNEFDSRHRLVIVASQRAKHLTQGAKSTWVSRFTKETTMALDEVLRGHVKYLTGKDARDAMKEAKRGKEGETERIAMMTGEDAREIKKELSVYVDDTVQPTVAPAEE